GCCGCTTTGCGTTATATGAAGGAACATATCGCAAATACCATAATGAACTTGAACTGAAAACCTCTGCCAATACCTTTTTGACCAAAGCACATGAACTGAGTGATCAGATTATGCGTGAAGGTAGTTTTTCCATTTACACTACCGGTAAACCCAGTCAGGATTATGGAACATTATTCTTTAGTGAAAACCTGGAAAACAACAAAGAGGTGGTACTTGGCCGCTTTTATGCCAACAATGTACTGAATGCGGATTCTTGGCCTGGGATGTTCGGCAATTATGAATATTATCCGTTACGTGATCTGGTTCAGGCTTATTTAATGAAAGATGGGTCATTTTATTCTGCGCAAGCTGGATATGACAAGAATACCTTTGTCAAGGAATTCCAAAACCGTGATCCCCGTCTGGCGCAGACCTATGCCTACCCAGGATGGGAACTGATCTACTCGCATACCTATGCACAGGGTGCGGGTCTATATGTGCAACAGCTGGCGAAAAACTTTTCGGGCTACCATCAGATCAAGGGATTTCAAAATATATTAAGCCTGGAAGCGCGCAACAACCTGGATATTCCCTTGTACCGTTATGCCGAAGTCTTATTGAATTTTGCCGAAGCGAAAGCCGAGCTGGGACAGCTGACACAGGCTGATCTGGACCGTAGCATCAATCTGTTACGCAAACGTGCAGGAATGCCGGATATGGCCCTCAATGTGGCTATAGATCCCGTTATGGCAACGCGCTACGCCAATGTCGAAAGCAGCCAGCGTAATCTGGTCTTGGAAATCAGACGGGAACGTCGGGTCGAACTTGCTTTCGAGGGATTCCGTTTCACTGATCTGATGCGTTGGAATGTCGGTGAGTTATTGAAAAATAAACGGGAGGGTATCTACTTCGCTGGATTGGGACAGCATGATATGACAGGTGATGGTATTCCAGATATCGTGTTGCTGGCATCCTCCGGAACTATTCCAGCTGTCAAAGAGAAAAATAGCCTTGGAAGGGAATTGCAATATTATCGTGTAGGACGTTTTGGGCAAGATGTAGGTGTCTTCCTTTCGGATGGAAATAGCGGTACCGTTGAAACCATCGAAAATACAGGGACTTTTGAGGTGCCTAAATTCTATTATCGCCCTATACCACAAGGGGAGATCCTTTTAAATGATAATCTTAAACAAATATTTGGATGGTAATGAACAGTTCAATAACACGTACTTTATATTTCCTTTTCGTAGCATTCTTGAGCTTCGAAACGGTACATGCACAGGAATTTAAGTTTGCATTTTTAACCGATATGCATGTCCATAGCGATTCGACACTTGGTCAGGTGGACCAACGCTTAAAGTCCTTGTCGCCAAAGGTCGAGCTGATCCTGAGCGGCGGCGATAATGTCGATATTGACAATTTAAAACCCGCTGATCTATCGGGTGGTGAGCAACGGCTCAAGCAGTTGAAAAGCCTTTTTGACCGTGTAAAAAAGCCTTACCACATGGCAATCGGCAATCACGACAGATTACCGCGGGATCTGCGGAATGGCAAAAATGACTTTGAGCTCTTTGAAAAGACTTTTGGTCAGACCTATTACAGCTTTGATCATAAAGGTTGGAAATTTATCGTATTAAATAGTGTCGAAACCAAGGATAACCATTACGTCGTTGGTGAAAAACAGTTGGCTTGGTTGCAGGATGTCCTGAAGAATACAGCAAAAGATCAGCCGCTGGTGATTATTTCTCATGTCCCCTTTTTATCGGTCTACTATCCGGTGTTGGAGGGCCGTTATACCGCCGCGGATACCTTTATCAATCAGAAGCAGATATTTGACCTTTTTAAAGAGCATAGCCTCAAGCTGGTGCTGCAGGGCCATATGCATTTGTATGAAGAAATTAAAGTCAAAGGTGTTCAGTTTATAACAGCAGGAGCAGTGTCAGGAAATTGGTGGAGCGGAAGTTTCGAGGGGACTGTACCAGGCCATCTTGAAGTGGATGTGAATGGAAAAGACTTCAGCTGGAACTATGTGAAATAAACTGATATTCTGCCTGATACGGTTTTTTAGCAAAAGGTTTGGTTTTTACATCAAAAGTTAATTCGTTCGCCAAATATAAGAACTCCTTATAGTCAGATTGTTTTTGATTGTAGTGGATGTGAAGATGTCCGATTCCAAAAGTTTTTCGTACGGAATCGGACAATTTCAACCTGTTATCTTTTGACTGCAATTTTGTACGGTGAATAGTGGGTTACCAAGGAATCTCACCTGTTGCAGGGTTTGTCTCTTCGCAGAAAAATTTTCCTGTGGCCAATGCAGCGCTCAAAGAGAATAAAAAAATAATGTGGGTGCTTGTGATTTTCTTATTTAACATTATTGGCAGCGTCGAGCCAAACGCAGGTTCGATATTTATATCCTGACAGGTAGGCAGGACCTATCCAGTCAGATGTCGGATTCTTTCAAATCCTGCTCATACCAAAACGATAAGCTTCGCTTTAAACTAAACTGCCGCGAACAAAATTGGCTATAGCTAGAAATGTTATCTTTGTTACTATGAAATTATATGGTTATTTAATTACGTTATCCAGTATTGTTTTGCTATCATTTACAAAGCAACACAACGCAATTCACAAAAGGTGGAAACTCGTTGCCGAGGAAATATCCCATCTTAATTTTGATTATACAAAACAGGAAGGATCCAGGGACAGGCTTGATTCCATTAAAAATGAAACGGTCCAATTCCTGCCGGATGGTTCATTTAAATCAGGTGATGGAGATGGTACTTACATTGTAACGAAAGACTCCATTCATGTAAATCTCAATGGAAAGAAGAGGACTTTTAAATACACATTGCATCATTCAAAATTAGTTTTGGAAACCTATATTAAGGATAGTAGACGTATTGTAAGATCAAGACTTTACTTGGAATAGGCGGGTTCCGGCCTGACCTATATCGGTGCGATCCGGCACATTGAACGAAGGGTACCGCCAAGAAGATTTAATAAGATGTCGCAGGCATTATAATCACTGTGGGATACCGTATACCGTAAGAGTTGATCCAGGGTTAGGTAGATATTCCCATTGGGATAATCGTCCCGAATGGGGCTTCATGTATTTTCAAGCAGTTCATCATTCCGACTGTCGCATTTTTCTGAGCGATAATTTCTTGTAGTTGTTTTTTTAATTGCTGCGTCGATTGTGCTTTGAGCTGAACAGTGATGACCAGCAAGGTAATGATCAGGAATATATTTTTCATCGAAATTGTTTAAAGCTTCTTAAATTCGAATGGAATTTGCAGACTATCTCCTGATACCATCGCTTTTAATTGTGTGCCATCTCGCCAATATTTTATCCTATTTGGGAATGGCAGGGAGTCATTCTGTTTTATTTTCACTCTTAAGCAGTGGCAGAGCCATATCCTATAAAATTTTAAACAATCGATTGCACGACTTTAAGTTTTCTCCAATTTGATTAAATCTCCTATATTTCAGGTACTGAACTGTTTTATAAACAAAAGGAAACACCAATCACCTAAATAAAGAACATGAGATTTAAGTTACTTTTAGTTGCATTAGCGTTAATAGCCGCGGAAAATGGATTCGCACAGAAAAAGGAGAATAAACCGCAGGACTGGCTGATCAGTGGCGCCGCACCGTACCAATCCCAAATTGCGGTCGATGGCCAGAATATTGTCTTGGACAATGGGCTCGTGCGCCGCTCCTTTTGGATCAAGCCAAATGCTTTCTGCTATGATTTTACCAACTTAACTACAGGACAGCAGCTGATTCGTGCCGTACAGCCTGAGGCTCTATTGCAGCTCAACGGCAAGTGGTATAATGTCGGTGGGGTGCATGGGCAGAAGGAACGCGCTTATCTGCGACCGGAATGGATGCCCATATTTACGGCAAAACCTGAAGATTTTAGTTATGTCAAACATGAGGTCAGTGAACTGGATCCACTGCTGCCCTGGAATGGGGACAAGTGGTGGTCTACACATAAGGCCGCCGGAAAAGGGAAGGTCCTGACCTTTACCTATGCTGCTCCGGCCGCCGCAGCATTATCCGGAATCGAAGTGAAAGTGCATTATGCCATCTACGATGGGATCCCGCTGATCAGTAAATGGGTAACCATTCAGAACGGCGGTAATCAGACGGTGCAGATCAATCAGGTGATTAATGAAAAGCTGGCGCTGGTCGAAGAAGAAAGTGCTGTGGTGGGTTCGGTCGAGGATATGAAAAAACAGCATGGCCTTTACGTCGAAAGTAATTTTGCGTTTAATAATGCCATGCGTTATCACCTAAGTGATCAGTCTTTACACTGGAAAGCGGATTCTGCCTATACCTCACAGGTGAATTACGACTTGAAAACGCCGGCGATCATGGAGGTGTATCCGACGGTGGGGGTAGGTGTCAAGCTCGCCGCAAAGGACAGCTTTAGCTCGATCCGCTCCTGGGAACTGCTGATGGATAGTTATGATCGGGAGCGCCGTGGACTGGCCATTCGAAAGATGTATAGGACCATTGCGCCATGGACCACCGCCAATCCGATCTTTATGCACCTGGTAAGCAAAAAGGACGAGCAGGTCTACACTGCCATTGACCAGTGTGCCGCCACAGGATACGAAGCTCTCATCCTTAGCTTTGGCAGCCATGTAAATATGGAGGATACAACAGCCGCAAACCTTGTAGCGTTGAAAAAGCTGGCAGACTATGCGCACCGCAAAAATATTAAAATAGGAGCCTACTCTTTATTTAGTTCGCGCAAGATCAGCGAAGCGGATGATATTATCAACCCGAAGACGGGAAAGACAGGTGGTACTTTTTTCGGGAATGCACCTTGTTTTGGCTCAAACTGGGGGATAGGTTATGCCCAACGGATCAAAACATTTTTTGAAAAAACAGGATTTGATATCTGGGAAAATGATGGCCCTTTTCCGGGTGATCAGTGTGCTTCAACAAGCCACCCCGGTCATCATGGACTTGAAGATAGCCAATGGGTGCAATTTAATATGCAAAAGCAGCTCTATCATTGGCTGAATGCCCGCGGCGTATATATCAATTCACCGGACTGGTACTTTTTGGATGGTTCCAACAAGACAGGGATCGGGTATCGGGAAGTGAACTTTTCACTGCCCCGTGAAAATCAGCGCATCCTCAACAGGCAAAATATCTTTGATGCACTCTGGGAACAGAACTCGTCCATGGGCTGGGGATTTGTACCCTTAACTGCTTATCAGGGTGGTGGAATAGAGGCGGTATTGGAACCGCTGCATGAGCATCAGGAGGATTATAAACAGCTGATGATGCAATATTATGGTGCTGGTGTGCAGGCCTGCTACCGCGGTCCCCGTCTCTATGATACGGAGCAGACCAAGCAGACAGTGATTGATGTCATCCAATGGTATAAAAAATACCGCACGATCCTCAATGCTGACCTGATCCATCTGCGCCGTGCGGATGGCCGCGATTGGGATGGCTTTTTGCATGTGAATGCAGCTGAGAAAGGGCGTAAGGGATTGGGTATGCTATTTAACCCGTTGAAAACTGCAATCACACGGACCATTGAGATCCCTCTTTACTACACGGGCTTAGGGGGAAGTGCGAAAATAACCTTTGATGACAAGACCGTAAAGACAGCATCTTTAGATCATCTGGCTAGAACGACAATGACCATTACCATACCGGCCGAGAGCTACCGCTGGTTTACGGTGGAATAGAATCTCTGGAGGAGGTGCCATTTGACCAAAGCGGCATTAGCGGCCAAGGTGATCCATCAGAACATAGATTACACAATGAAGCTGCGGGAAGATTCCAGCAAAAGAATAAGTGTAGTATCTGTTTCTGTCAGCCATTGGCCACTTGCAGCTCTGGAATTTAGCCTTTTACATCTTTAAGGGATGCACCGAAGTTGATATGTAAAACATTGCCATCCGGGGTAATCAGTGCGGGTACTGACTGGACGCCTAATTTTTCAGCTTCGCCAATGCGGGATCTGTCTTCACCGATATTGACAATTTCTACGTTGGATTCGCCGATAAGACCAATAATGTCTTGCTCTGCGCTGACACATACAGGGCAGCCAGCGTGATAAAAAGTTGATTTTTTCATATTTATTGAATCATTAAGTGATGACTTTATTGCCAATACAAACTTAGTTAGGAGACTTAACTCGCCACTGATCCAGAAGGAAGAAATCTAGAAAATAACTGGTGGAGGGATGGTTTGTTAATATACCTTAATGTTTGTTAAATCTTTGTTTCGCGCTATAAATATTTGTAAATAAAGTTGTTAATTAGTTGTAAACGGGAATATGATGGTTTCTGAATTTATTAAAAATAAGCATTTGGCGAATCGTGCCGGATTTGGAATCAGCCTCCAGCAGATCGCCGCCTTCGAACAGCAGTCTAACGCTGATGTTTGGCAAGTGTATTCCGCTGTACGGGAATTTGAACCGATCAACTTTAACAGAGATGAGGTGAATTTTGATTATGTAACTCTTTCAAAACTGAAAGCTGCGGAGAAAAAACAGATACAACAGCGTAACCGGCAGCGCAATATTGAAATTAACCTCAATTTTCTGACAGCTATGGTTCATTCCGAGGACCAACTGCGGGAGAAAATGGCTTTTTTCTGGCATGGACATTTTGCCTGCCGGGTAGTCAATTCAAAATTCAGCGTACACATACTCAATGAAATTAGAAAAAATGCGCTCGGAAATTTTCGCGATCTCTTGTTTGCCGTTTCCAAAGCCCCGGCTATGCTCAGTTTCCTCAACAACCAGCAGAATAAAAAAGGGCATCCGAATGAGAATTTTGCAAGGGAGGTCATGGAACTTTTCACGATGGGACGCAGTCATTATACTGAAGCGGATGTGCGGGAGGCCGCACGCGCATTTACGGGCTGGTCCTATGATAAGGATGCCAGATTTATAGAAAGGAAAAAGTTTCATGACCCAGGTCCGAAAACATTTTTGGGGAAAACAGGAAATTTTGATGGAAATGCTGTCCTGGATATTATTTTGGAACAACCGGCAACCGCAAGATTTATTACAGACAAATTATATCGTTTTCTGGTCAATGAACAAGTAGATAACGAAATCGTAAATAGCCTGGGTAAGGAATTCTATGAATCTGGGTATGACATAAAGCGGCTGCTTGACAGCATATTTACCTCCGCTTGGTTTTACGAAACCAAAAATATTGGTAGCAAAATAAAATCACCGATAGAACTTATGGTGGGTATTATGCGGATGCTCCCCATGAAGGTCGAAAAGCCTGAAAACCTGATTGTGTATCAAAAATTATTGGGACAGATGCTATTATATCCCCCCAATGTAGCTGGATGGCCCTCGGGAAAGGCTTGGATCGACAGTTCGACCCTTTTGCTCCGGATGCAGATACCCCAGATATGGAGCGGACTCCGACCACTTGATCTCAATCCGCGGGAGGATGACGACCTGGACATGGGCTTAAGGCAAAATCGGAAGCTGGCCAAAGCCTTCAAAAATCCGAACATGTCGATCGCTTGGCAACAGATCGAAGCTGCATTTGCTGGAAGGGAGCCGACAGAGCTCTTATTGCAAAAGAAACCGTCCTTTAAACAGCGTATACTGGAAAAATACGCTGCTGGAAACACCAGGATGTCCATTATTGAAACGATGAGTATTCCCGAGTATCAGCTCTGTTAGCTAAGCTAAAAAATACGACCATGATCATCAAAAGACGCGAATTTCTTAAAGTAGGATCCCTAGCAACAGCATCTATGTTACTGCCCAATTTTTTGAAGGCAATGACTTTGCCAAATGCCTTGGAAAGAGAGCAGAAAGTCTTGGTTATTTTACAATTGAGCGGTGGAAATGATGGACTTAATACAATCATTCCCCGACGCAATGATATCTATTTTCGTGAGCGGCGGACCATTGCCGTCGAGAATGCACTTCCGCTCACGGATGAAGCAGGTATTAACCCGGCTCTAGGCTTCTTTAAAGAGCTATTTGATAATGGAGAACTGGCCGTGCTCAATAACGTCGGCTACCCCAATCCGGATAAGTCGCATTTCCGGAGCATGGATATTTGGCAGAGTGCGAGCCGGAGCGATGAGTATCTGGAGACCGGCTGGTTGGGACGGTATCTTGATGAAGCCTGCTACGACTGCACACATCCTACCCAAGCGCTGGAAGTCAATGATATGCTAAGTCTCGCCCTCAAAGGAAAGCAGAAAAAGGCTTTTGCCTTTAAGGATCCTAAAAAACTCTATCAAACCAGTCGTGAAGAATATTTTAAGTCGCTTTATGAAGACCATCAACATGAGGATGAAACAGTGGGTTATCTCTATCAGACATTGGGCGAGACAATCAACAATGCGGACTATATCTTTGAGAAGAGCAAAGCGAAGTCTACGGTAGCTGCTTATCCCGATTCGGTATTGGGAAAGGATTTCAGGACAATCGCCTCACTGATCAAATCGGATATCAATACACAGGTTTACTATCTACAGATCGGCAGTTTTGATACGCATATTAACCAGCGACAACGACAGGAGGGTTTATTTCGGACCATTAATGATGCGGTAGAAGCATTTGTTGGTGATCTTAAGAAAAATGGGCTTTTTCAGCATGTGATGCTGATGACTTTTTCGGAATTTGGCCGTAGGGTAGCACAAAATGCCAGTAATGGTACAGACCATGGAACGGCTAATCAGCTTTTTTTTATCTCAGGTGGTTTAAAACACAAGGGACTGCGCAATGCTTTGCCGGATCTTGAGCATCTAAACGAGGGAGATTTGATTTATTCGGAGGATTTCAGAAAAGTGTATGCTACGCTACTCAAGAACTGGCTAAATGTGGACTCTTCCAAAATATTGGGCTGGAAAAATGGGATTTATGATTTTATCTAAATAGGTTTGACTTCTTGACTGGGAACTTGATCGCCACTAGGTATTTTTACGTTTTTTATTGAGATTTAAGTATTATTACGTGATTTTTAGCTCTTGCGTTGTTTTTTATTTTTTTTATCTACATCTTTAATTCGTTATAAACGTAAAATTTGAGTCCATTACATAACCTTCCTGAAGAAACCTTGATTCTTTTACTGAAAAAAAAGAACCAGCAAGCCTTTAGCTATCTATATGATAACTATATGGATGCGCTCTATGGGGTGGTGTGTCGTATCGTAGCATCCTCTGAACATGCCGAGGAGGTGATTCAAGATGTATTTGTTAAAATTTGGAAACACGTCGATCTTTTTGACGCCGAGAAAGGCAGATTATATACATGGATGATCAATATTGCGCGCAACACGGCATTGGATTACCGAAAATCTAAGGGCGTGGTGAACGAATTGAAAAACCAACCGCTCTCAAATATCGTAAATACAGAAGAAGAACAAGATCAAAGCCAGAGCGAACAGAGCGCAAAAGCAGATTTTATTGGATTCAAAAATATTTTGGATAAATTAAAGCCTGAATGTCGTATATTGATCGAGATGGCTTACTATGAAGGATATACGCAACAGGAAATTGCTGAACAGCTCGATGTTCCTTTGGGTACCGTAAAAACACGGACCAAAGCTGCATTTTTACAGTTAAAACAATTATTAAAGGACTTTCGTTAATTTTGGATATTGCAGCATACATATCATCAGGGATTATTGAATCATACGTTTTAGGGCTCGCATCTGAAGAGGAAGTAAGCATCCTGAACTGTATTCGAAAAAATAATGTCGAAGTGGAACAAGCCATTGCCGAGGCCGAAAAAGCGCTCGAGGGATTGGCCGATATCCAAGCGATACAAATGCCTGTTGCCTTAAAAGACGATATTTGGAATAGACTTGAAGCTGAAAACCTGGTCGCTAAGGATGACCAGATAGCTGATTTGCCAGCAGAACAAGCACTGTCCGACGATACTGCTCTTCAATCCCCAATATCGGGCTCTGAAGAAGAAATTAAATCACTCGCACTACGTAAGTATTACGGCTGGGCGGTAGCGGCAAGTGTATTACTTGCACTCAGTATCGGTGCAAATTTATTTTTCTACCAACAGCAGAAGGAGAATAAGGAGATGCTAGTCCAGGCAAATGCCACGCTAGATATGCAAAACTCCACATTGGTTGTTTTACAGGATAAATGGAGCCTGGTGCAAAATCCGGCGGTGAAAACTATTGCACTAAAAGGTGTTGAAAATAAACCTGATCTACACGCACTCGTATTTTGGGATCAGACTTCAAAAGCAGTATACCTTAGTCTTGAACAGATGCCGGCTGCGCCAAAAGGCAAGCAGTATCAATTGTGGGCCATGGTCGATGGTCAGCCTGTAAGTGCTGGCGTATTTCCATTGAATGGCAAAGAAGCGATGGCCAACAAAATGCTTGATATTCCTAAAGCACAAGCCTTTGCAATTACACTCGAAGATGAGGGGGGCAAAGCTGTACCTACGCTCACCGAACTTTGTGTGATGGGCAGCATATAAAAAGGTATACTGCCCTCATTGTTCTATTTCTTCAACATTATCCTCTTATTTACTGTCCGAAGTATTCTGCTGGTATTCAAATATTTCAATAATGTTTTCGGCCAATTCTTTACCATAATGCCGCTCTACCAGATAAAGTGCAGCATCTATTCCCGCAGTTATTCCAGCTGTGGTGATCAAGCGTTTTTGATCGACAAATCGAACAGCACGTTTGACGATACTTTTCGGGTTGTGCTGTTCTAAAGCATCCAGCAGCATGGCGTGGGTCGTAATTTCATAATGATCCAGAATACCGGTTTTGGATAGCAGCATGCTTCCGGTACAAACTGTAAAAATAATCGTGCCCCGGTCATAGTGATCTTTTACCCACTTCATTAATGTTTGCTGAAAATCATTATCCTGTAGGTATTCCATGACGCAATCGGGATTGGCTCCCGGAATAACAATCATATCCGGAAGGGGAGCGGTTTTTATGCTGTGCGTTGGGATGATTGCCATGGTCGCTGCTTCCATTTGCACGGTTTCTCTGGTCTTCCCGACGGTATAACAATGATAACTTCCGGGAGCGATAACATTGGCCTTGATAAATACATCCAGTGGGCCATTGAGATCAAGTGCTTCGACCTGATCATAAATTAAAAATGCGACATTCATGCTTTTGCTGTTTTGGTTTGAATTCATCATGATATACAAGTTGTTGTTCTTTAAATTGGGACATAGTTTTCCCTGCCGGTGATTGAATACCAGCATTTTTTGTGATTTTAATAAGACGAAATGGATTACTCGCTACCTTTGCAGGTCTTCCGGAATTGAACAGGAGAAATGGAGAGATATTTCAGAAATAGGCGCCGAAGGGAGACCACATTTCCAAATCCGCATTTTTGAGCAATCATAGCTGGGCTCATATCGGTATATTCCAACATGTTTTTGGCCTGATCCAATCGCATTTTCTCCAGAAACTTACCGGGTGTCATACCCGATTCTTTGAGAAATACCCGTGAGAAATTACGGACACTCATATGGACCGATTCCGCCATATAGTCTATACTGACCGCTTGGCCAAGCTTATCTTTGAGCAAATCCCTGATTGCCTTGGTGAAGGGCGATAACAGGTCATAGTCGCCAACCAGGTCTCCAAATTGGGTCTGTACACCTGGACGTTTCAAATATAGCACAAGATGTTTGGCTACTTCAGAAGCTAAAGGTTTTCCAAAATCTTCTTCCAATAGTGCCAAGGCGAGATCTATTCCTGAGGTTACTCCACCTGAGGTATAGATGCCCTCATCACGGATAAAAAATGGATTGACATTGACTTCAAGCTCGGGATAGTCCTTTTGCAGGATAGCAGCATATTTCCAATGGGTCGTGACCTGTTTACCTCTTAATAATCCCGCTTTGGCCAAAACAAATGCCCCGACACAGACTGATCCGATACGTCTTACACTTGTGGCCCGACGTTGCAGGTAGCTGTAAAGGCCAGTGTTGACTTCATCCAGCACGCTAAGTTCGGTACCGGCAACGAGTAGCGTATCTATCGGAAAATCATCATCATCAATGGAATGCCCGCAGGTAAGGGGAATTCCAGCACTTGAATATACGATCTTATCTGAGGTACTGGATATCAGCTCCACTTCATACTTCAGTGCACTATCATCTGGCAAAAAGTGGTTGGCAGACATAAATACATCAC
The window above is part of the Sphingobacterium sp. ML3W genome. Proteins encoded here:
- a CDS encoding RagB/SusD family nutrient uptake outer membrane protein — protein: MIHKYIKLAFVCSGLFLLGSCNDSYLDRVPETAINNENFFNTATDLDLYINGLYDFSGLGIYQADATTDNASTTGNTEIKTIMAGNASAATIAGGWEWKQLRKINFFLQHMGKASISASEKAHYEGLGRYFRARFYAEKVQRFSDVPWVEKALEVGDTDYLFAKRDPRATIVQKIMEDFEFAAQNVQPLIKLGKVNKWVVLQEYSRFALYEGTYRKYHNELELKTSANTFLTKAHELSDQIMREGSFSIYTTGKPSQDYGTLFFSENLENNKEVVLGRFYANNVLNADSWPGMFGNYEYYPLRDLVQAYLMKDGSFYSAQAGYDKNTFVKEFQNRDPRLAQTYAYPGWELIYSHTYAQGAGLYVQQLAKNFSGYHQIKGFQNILSLEARNNLDIPLYRYAEVLLNFAEAKAELGQLTQADLDRSINLLRKRAGMPDMALNVAIDPVMATRYANVESSQRNLVLEIRRERRVELAFEGFRFTDLMRWNVGELLKNKREGIYFAGLGQHDMTGDGIPDIVLLASSGTIPAVKEKNSLGRELQYYRVGRFGQDVGVFLSDGNSGTVETIENTGTFEVPKFYYRPIPQGEILLNDNLKQIFGW
- a CDS encoding metallophosphoesterase, with the translated sequence MNSSITRTLYFLFVAFLSFETVHAQEFKFAFLTDMHVHSDSTLGQVDQRLKSLSPKVELILSGGDNVDIDNLKPADLSGGEQRLKQLKSLFDRVKKPYHMAIGNHDRLPRDLRNGKNDFELFEKTFGQTYYSFDHKGWKFIVLNSVETKDNHYVVGEKQLAWLQDVLKNTAKDQPLVIISHVPFLSVYYPVLEGRYTAADTFINQKQIFDLFKEHSLKLVLQGHMHLYEEIKVKGVQFITAGAVSGNWWSGSFEGTVPGHLEVDVNGKDFSWNYVK
- a CDS encoding alpha-galactosidase, which produces MRFKLLLVALALIAAENGFAQKKENKPQDWLISGAAPYQSQIAVDGQNIVLDNGLVRRSFWIKPNAFCYDFTNLTTGQQLIRAVQPEALLQLNGKWYNVGGVHGQKERAYLRPEWMPIFTAKPEDFSYVKHEVSELDPLLPWNGDKWWSTHKAAGKGKVLTFTYAAPAAAALSGIEVKVHYAIYDGIPLISKWVTIQNGGNQTVQINQVINEKLALVEEESAVVGSVEDMKKQHGLYVESNFAFNNAMRYHLSDQSLHWKADSAYTSQVNYDLKTPAIMEVYPTVGVGVKLAAKDSFSSIRSWELLMDSYDRERRGLAIRKMYRTIAPWTTANPIFMHLVSKKDEQVYTAIDQCAATGYEALILSFGSHVNMEDTTAANLVALKKLADYAHRKNIKIGAYSLFSSRKISEADDIINPKTGKTGGTFFGNAPCFGSNWGIGYAQRIKTFFEKTGFDIWENDGPFPGDQCASTSHPGHHGLEDSQWVQFNMQKQLYHWLNARGVYINSPDWYFLDGSNKTGIGYREVNFSLPRENQRILNRQNIFDALWEQNSSMGWGFVPLTAYQGGGIEAVLEPLHEHQEDYKQLMMQYYGAGVQACYRGPRLYDTEQTKQTVIDVIQWYKKYRTILNADLIHLRRADGRDWDGFLHVNAAEKGRKGLGMLFNPLKTAITRTIEIPLYYTGLGGSAKITFDDKTVKTASLDHLARTTMTITIPAESYRWFTVE
- a CDS encoding thioredoxin family protein, which gives rise to MKKSTFYHAGCPVCVSAEQDIIGLIGESNVEIVNIGEDRSRIGEAEKLGVQSVPALITPDGNVLHINFGASLKDVKG
- a CDS encoding DUF1800 domain-containing protein, with translation MMVSEFIKNKHLANRAGFGISLQQIAAFEQQSNADVWQVYSAVREFEPINFNRDEVNFDYVTLSKLKAAEKKQIQQRNRQRNIEINLNFLTAMVHSEDQLREKMAFFWHGHFACRVVNSKFSVHILNEIRKNALGNFRDLLFAVSKAPAMLSFLNNQQNKKGHPNENFAREVMELFTMGRSHYTEADVREAARAFTGWSYDKDARFIERKKFHDPGPKTFLGKTGNFDGNAVLDIILEQPATARFITDKLYRFLVNEQVDNEIVNSLGKEFYESGYDIKRLLDSIFTSAWFYETKNIGSKIKSPIELMVGIMRMLPMKVEKPENLIVYQKLLGQMLLYPPNVAGWPSGKAWIDSSTLLLRMQIPQIWSGLRPLDLNPREDDDLDMGLRQNRKLAKAFKNPNMSIAWQQIEAAFAGREPTELLLQKKPSFKQRILEKYAAGNTRMSIIETMSIPEYQLC
- a CDS encoding DUF1501 domain-containing protein — protein: MIIKRREFLKVGSLATASMLLPNFLKAMTLPNALEREQKVLVILQLSGGNDGLNTIIPRRNDIYFRERRTIAVENALPLTDEAGINPALGFFKELFDNGELAVLNNVGYPNPDKSHFRSMDIWQSASRSDEYLETGWLGRYLDEACYDCTHPTQALEVNDMLSLALKGKQKKAFAFKDPKKLYQTSREEYFKSLYEDHQHEDETVGYLYQTLGETINNADYIFEKSKAKSTVAAYPDSVLGKDFRTIASLIKSDINTQVYYLQIGSFDTHINQRQRQEGLFRTINDAVEAFVGDLKKNGLFQHVMLMTFSEFGRRVAQNASNGTDHGTANQLFFISGGLKHKGLRNALPDLEHLNEGDLIYSEDFRKVYATLLKNWLNVDSSKILGWKNGIYDFI
- a CDS encoding sigma-70 family RNA polymerase sigma factor yields the protein MSPLHNLPEETLILLLKKKNQQAFSYLYDNYMDALYGVVCRIVASSEHAEEVIQDVFVKIWKHVDLFDAEKGRLYTWMINIARNTALDYRKSKGVVNELKNQPLSNIVNTEEEQDQSQSEQSAKADFIGFKNILDKLKPECRILIEMAYYEGYTQQEIAEQLDVPLGTVKTRTKAAFLQLKQLLKDFR
- a CDS encoding anti-sigma factor, producing the protein MDIAAYISSGIIESYVLGLASEEEVSILNCIRKNNVEVEQAIAEAEKALEGLADIQAIQMPVALKDDIWNRLEAENLVAKDDQIADLPAEQALSDDTALQSPISGSEEEIKSLALRKYYGWAVAASVLLALSIGANLFFYQQQKENKEMLVQANATLDMQNSTLVVLQDKWSLVQNPAVKTIALKGVENKPDLHALVFWDQTSKAVYLSLEQMPAAPKGKQYQLWAMVDGQPVSAGVFPLNGKEAMANKMLDIPKAQAFAITLEDEGGKAVPTLTELCVMGSI
- a CDS encoding DJ-1/PfpI family protein; protein product: MLVFNHRQGKLCPNLKNNNLYIMMNSNQNSKSMNVAFLIYDQVEALDLNGPLDVFIKANVIAPGSYHCYTVGKTRETVQMEAATMAIIPTHSIKTAPLPDMIVIPGANPDCVMEYLQDNDFQQTLMKWVKDHYDRGTIIFTVCTGSMLLSKTGILDHYEITTHAMLLDALEQHNPKSIVKRAVRFVDQKRLITTAGITAGIDAALYLVERHYGKELAENIIEIFEYQQNTSDSK